A genomic window from Leishmania panamensis strain MHOM/PA/94/PSC-1 chromosome 5 sequence includes:
- a CDS encoding hypothetical protein (TriTrypDB/GeneDB-style sysID: LpmP.05.1120), with the protein MKTTKQQQRPPLIAIPPPHPTPSPSLSLVITFAHTTVVADAPMKSFFSKIKSKLKTKRKPLAPCDCSDFIEAAPADPSLTHLRSVVVARHFHGAPPPASDVEKARRDFVVRSTMFDLRYRCGAGGRCTCAGAPACRFPQCFAMRPVTKGAEVLAERQVYEVEDAPTPEIRALVALASEEKLDEVVKGIQRTVDAQLKDAARGRGLEARFIIDGSDGHEFTPATPKTGTDSVHAGANPLREDEDLREEITSLYLWRAALLVNLRRDEQAVSSLLNLAFAVEQKDRTRLYGAAAAWAVLNDMEVIYYRSLIKTCKPFDQAAHFATERPLLLTRVFEATRGDDYHTDYCTHVVFSKEVTATVTRAQTAQMHGDFTEDPMRSLCLPLTMPYYRFRVGDEFWKRFYALLCMPPVPPPTPEEAKAQTIDPAAELGLTPNYILDAVGRSMMLHHLVTFADVRDKEIDTGAVADRVKAMKLLDLQPHPSDYAPVLTISEMRVAVARMKELLVVVRSFEAAGPEKLAGAAAARRVQGGGGAANPRAAPPPA; encoded by the coding sequence ATGAAAAcgacaaagcagcagcagcgaccccCGCTCATAgccattccccccccccaccccaccccctctccctcacttaGCTTAGTCATCACCTTTGCGCATACAACTGTAGTCGCAGACGCGCCTATGAAGTCGTTCTTCTCCAAGATCAAGTCGAAGCTGAAGACGAAGCGGAAGCCGCTGGCGCCGTGCGATTGCTCCGACTTCATAGAGGCCGCACCAGCAGACCCGTCCCTgacgcacctgcgcagcgtcgtcgtggcCCGCCACTTCCACGGCGCCCCGCCGCCGGCCTCCGACGTGGAGAAGGCGCGGCGCGACTTCGTCGTTCGCAGCACTATGTTCGATCTGCGGTACCGGTGCGGTGCCGGTGGACGGTGCACATGCGCTGGCGCGCCGGCGTGTCGCTTTCCACAGTGTTTCGCGATGCGACCAGTGACGAAGGGCGCTGAGGTGCTGGCGGAACGTCAGGTGTACGAGGTCGAGGACGCCCCGACGCCCGAGATACGCGCCTTGGTGGCCCTGGCTTCCGAGGAGAAGCTTGACGAGGTAGTGAAGGGCATCCAGCGCACCGTCGACGCGCAGCTGAAGGATGCCGCTCGTGGGCGTGGCCTCGAGGCACGCTTCATCATCGACGGCTCCGACGGTCATGAGTTCACCCCAGCCACGCCGAAGACCGGCACCGACAGCGTCCACGCAGGCGCCAACCCGCTCCGCGAGGACGAAGATCTGCGGGAGGAAATCACCTCCCTGTACCTCTGGCGCGCTGCCCTGCTGGTCAACCTGCGCCGCGACGAGCAGGCTGTGTCCTCGCTTCTCAACCTCGCCTTCGCGGTGGAGCAGAAGGACCGCACGCGGCTctacggcgccgccgctgcgtgggCGGTGCTGAACGACATGGAGGTCATCTACTACCGAAGCCTTATTAAGACCTGCAAGCCCTTCGATCAGGCGGCGCACTTCGCGACGgagcggccgctgctgctgacgcgcgtGTTCGAGGCGACCAGGGGCGACGATTACCACACGGACTACTGCACACACGTCGTCTTCTCCAaggaggtgacggcgacAGTAACACGCGCGCAGACAGCGCAGATGCACGGCGACTTCACCGAGGACCCCATGCGCAGCCTATGCCTGCCTCTCACAATGCCGTACTACCGCTTTCGCGTGGGCGATGAGTTCTGGAAGCGCTTCTACGCGCTGCTCTGCATGccaccggtgccgccgccgactcCGGAGGAAGCAAAAGCGCAGACAATTGACCCAGCCGCGGAGCTCGGCCTGACGCCAAACTACATACTCGACGCCGTGGGCCGCAGCATgatgctgcaccacctcgtcaCGTTCGCTGACGTGCGCGACAAGGAGATCGACACCGGCGCAGTCGCGGATCGCGTGAAGGCGATGAAGCTGCTCGacctgcagccgcacccgtCGGACTACGCCCCGGTGCTAACCATCAGCGAGATGCGCGTCGCTGTGGCCCGGATGAAGGAGCTGCTCGTCGTTGTCCGCTCCTTCGAAGCCGCGGGGCCGGAAAAGCTggccggcgcggcggcggcgcggcgtgtgcagggcggcggcggggcggcGAACCcccgcgcggcgccgccacccgccTAG
- a CDS encoding vacuolar ATPase subunit-like protein (TriTrypDB/GeneDB-style sysID: LpmP.05.1130), which produces MGRTMMNYNVHEGHLEAMVHGYRDALLRADEYNHLCQCDNLSDMKSQLQITDYGSFLQQEGTLTSRVIVDRAQEVLLRQFRELRSWAEPPLCQFLDFISCEYMLSNVLKLIVAKRSGRTNFELLTKCHPLGVFPEMPTLIAASDVQEMFEVVLIDSPVGRFFSADGGFERDLDELSVEYIRGILMKNYYEQFYDFCYNLGGETREVMCPLLDAEADRMVLTFTLNTLGMREITPVDRRKVFPNIGSLVDIHDDIAESENEEQLRDRLRRFTKYFELLDESSRAMGSASKKSLERRFVEQLVVMYNDAMTRQFQYGVFYAYVKLKELEINNLQWIADCVVQQMRNRLHEYVSTVPYAQ; this is translated from the coding sequence ATGGGCCGCACTATGATGAACTACAACGTGCACGAGGGCCACCTTGAGGCCATGGTGCACGGCTACCGCGACGCCCTTCTCCGTGCCGATGAGTACAACCACCTCTGCCAGTGCGATAACCTCAGCGACATGAAGAGTCAGCTGCAGATCACCGACTACGGAAGCTTTTTGCAGCAGGAAGGCACGCTGACCTCGCGGGTCATAGTCGATCGCGCGCAGGAAGTGCTCTTGAGGCAGTTCAGGGAGCTCCGCTCCTGGGCCGAACCGCCGCTGTGTCAGTTTCTCGATTTTATTAGCTGCGAGTACATGCTGTCAAACGTGCTGAAGCTTATCGTGGCGAAGCGCAGTGGCCGTACCAACTTCGAGCTGCTCACCAAGTGCCACCCCCTCGGCGTCTTCCCGGAGATGCCGACGCTAATCGCCGCCTCGGACGTGCAGGAGATGTTCGAGGTGGTGCTCATCGACAGCCCTGTGGGGCGTTTTTTTAGCGCCGACGGCGGCTTCGAGCGCGACTTGGATGAGCTCTCGGTGGAGTACATCCGCGGCATCCTCATGAAGAACTACTACGAGCAGTTCTACGACTTCTGCTACAACCTTGGCGGGGAGACGCGCGAGGTGATGTGCCCCCTGTTGGACGCCGAGGCAGATCGCATGGTTCTCACCTTCACGCTGAACACGCTGGGCATGAGAGAGATCACGCCGGTGGACCGTCGCAAGGTGTTCCCGAACATCGGCTCCCTCGTCGACATCCACGACGACATTGCGGAGAGCGAGAACGAGGAGCAGTTGCGCGACCGCCTGCGTCGCTTCACGAAGTACTTCGAGCTGCTCGACGAGAGCAGCCGTGCAATGGGCTCGGCGTCTAAAAAGTCGCTGGAGCGGCGCTTTGTTGAGCAGTTGGTCGTCATGTACAACGACGCCATGACGCGGCAGTTTCAGTACGGCGTCTTCTACGCCTACGtgaagctgaaggagctggagatCAATAACCTTCAGTGGATCGCCGACTGTGTCGTTCAGCAGATGCGAAACCGCCTGCACGAGTATGTGAGCACCGTGCCGTACGCTCAGTAG